From the Methanobacterium spitsbergense genome, one window contains:
- a CDS encoding orotate phosphoribosyltransferase-like protein, whose amino-acid sequence MNEKLIKRAYELRNRGFTTGEIADELNVSKDTARWLILQGKDSKTQDKSEKAPIDFAINWNSLGGSSIRMKYVSAAMADMALKYGEPDVIVGITVSGIPFATMMAEILGSDISVFHPIKHRKMEEDAKGAVSSNFASVEGRKVVIVDDVITSGRTISEAAKVFKDLGAIPIAVVVLIDKAGISEVENVPVESLIRVSRLG is encoded by the coding sequence ATGAATGAAAAACTCATTAAAAGAGCCTATGAGCTTAGAAATAGAGGTTTTACAACAGGAGAAATAGCAGACGAATTAAACGTTTCAAAAGATACTGCAAGATGGCTTATTTTACAGGGAAAAGATAGTAAAACACAAGATAAGTCAGAAAAAGCACCTATTGACTTTGCAATAAATTGGAACAGTCTAGGTGGAAGTTCAATTAGAATGAAATATGTCTCTGCTGCAATGGCAGATATGGCACTTAAATATGGAGAACCTGATGTAATAGTGGGTATAACAGTAAGTGGTATACCGTTTGCAACCATGATGGCAGAGATACTTGGATCAGATATATCTGTTTTCCATCCAATAAAACATAGAAAGATGGAAGAAGATGCAAAGGGTGCTGTAAGTAGTAATTTTGCTTCTGTTGAAGGACGTAAAGTTGTTATTGTAGATGATGTTATTACAAGTGGGCGAACTATAAGTGAAGCAGCCAAGGTGTTCAAAGATTTGGGGGCCATCCCAATAGCAGTAGTTGTGCTCATTGATAAAGCAGGCATATCTGAAGTTGAAAATGTTCCTGTTGAATCTTTAATCAGGGTTAGCAGGTTAGGATAA
- the prf1 gene encoding peptide chain release factor aRF-1 — protein sequence MSEVSSKELYEVKRTLKELSEKKGRGTELVTVYIPPDRQISDVVKHMREELSQSANIKSKQTKKNVQSAIEVIMQRMKLFQRPPEKGLVLFVGMIPKGGPGTEKMETYMFEPPEPVQTYIYHCDSTFFLKPLQEIIEDKDVYGLAVIDRKEATIAILRGKRIDIIKNLTSGVPGKHKAGGQSQRRFDRLIDLAAHEFLKRIGNHMNEAFLDVPDLKGVIIGGPGHTKDEFVEGDYLHHEIKNLLITTVDTSYTGEFGIREVMEKSMDVLTEIDVVREKKLVQRFLVELINEQGLASYGEAEVRRNLQMGAVEVLLLSEDIKSKRVNYECPSCGKTMDKTIKNKNEIKDKSCPDCNEKMKVGETEDVIDDFVALAEEVGSEVEIISTETEEGMQLLKAFGGIGAILRYRP from the coding sequence GTGAGTGAAGTATCATCAAAAGAACTGTACGAAGTAAAAAGAACCCTTAAAGAATTATCAGAAAAAAAGGGACGAGGTACAGAATTAGTAACAGTTTATATTCCACCAGATCGTCAGATCAGTGATGTTGTAAAACATATGCGTGAAGAGCTGAGTCAGAGTGCTAACATCAAAAGCAAACAAACAAAGAAAAATGTTCAATCTGCAATAGAGGTTATAATGCAAAGGATGAAACTTTTTCAACGCCCCCCTGAAAAGGGTTTGGTTTTGTTTGTTGGAATGATCCCTAAGGGTGGACCTGGTACAGAGAAAATGGAAACATACATGTTCGAACCACCTGAACCTGTTCAAACTTATATTTACCATTGTGATTCAACCTTTTTCCTAAAACCTCTTCAGGAGATAATTGAAGATAAGGATGTTTATGGGCTTGCAGTTATAGATCGTAAAGAAGCAACAATTGCTATTCTCCGGGGAAAACGAATTGACATAATAAAAAATCTTACCAGTGGTGTTCCAGGTAAACATAAAGCAGGGGGACAATCTCAGAGAAGGTTTGACCGTCTTATTGATCTAGCAGCTCATGAATTTTTAAAAAGAATAGGAAATCACATGAATGAAGCATTTTTAGATGTCCCTGATCTTAAAGGAGTTATAATTGGAGGTCCGGGACATACAAAGGATGAATTTGTTGAAGGTGATTATCTTCATCATGAAATAAAAAATCTGTTGATAACAACCGTTGACACATCTTATACTGGAGAATTTGGAATAAGAGAAGTTATGGAAAAATCTATGGATGTACTAACCGAAATTGATGTTGTAAGGGAGAAAAAATTAGTACAGAGATTTTTAGTAGAACTTATAAATGAACAGGGACTTGCATCTTATGGAGAAGCTGAAGTAAGGCGTAACCTTCAGATGGGTGCTGTTGAAGTACTATTGTTATCAGAAGACATTAAATCAAAACGAGTTAACTATGAATGCCCGTCATGTGGAAAGACCATGGATAAAACCATTAAAAATAAGAATGAAATTAAAGATAAATCCTGTCCCGACTGTAATGAAAAAATGAAAGTTGGCGAGACAGAGGATGTTATTGACGATTTTGTTGCTTTGGCAGAAGAAGTTGGTTCAGAAGTAGAGATAATATCAACAGAAACTGAAGAAGGAATGCAGCTTTTAAAGGCTTTTGGAGGCATAGGAGCTATATTAAGGTATAGACCTTAA